The following proteins are co-located in the Acidicapsa acidisoli genome:
- a CDS encoding sugar porter family MFS transporter has protein sequence MSSSNLQATASTSAIRNYNLFLLLVAGLGGLLYGVDVGIIGGALPYLEATSRLTPGQLSVIVAAVLLGATISTLFAGMIADWIGRKPFMVLSGVTFIVSIPVIALSHGYEPLFLGRLLQGISGGFIGIVVPLYLAECLSASSRGKGTGIFQWLLTLGIVVAALVGIYYSYRVQAVAATADAATLFTFKDQTWRRIFWVSLPPGLLFVLGSLLVTESPRWLFRRGKKEQALAALLRSRTPEQAATELREMEENAQAASAKLSSGGKSEGSLFRRKYLIPFILACVILSLNTATGINSVVQYNTDILLQSGLSDLHAHWGYVAFTCTNFLMTIVGMTLVDRKGRRFLLILGTSGIVISLICVGSFFLRTEKQSIDCGNLIQARVDADQQVTLKFDPSEAKRLLAAENYSGSVIDPNRASMVIIYSYGDFTSSTSVVRSDDAATPIQITRASAVPTNSVESFFKNPFANLDAARTAPLVIKKALIGRVPESSHGWLVALGLYAFVASYALGPGVCVWLALSELMPTRIRSNGMSIALTLNQLVSTTLTAIFLPFVSKFGYSSMFFLFAGFTLMYFLVSAFFLPETKGKTLEEIEAHFEGVR, from the coding sequence ATGAGTTCCAGCAACCTGCAGGCCACGGCCAGTACCTCCGCCATTCGGAATTACAACCTGTTTCTGCTCCTGGTCGCGGGACTCGGCGGCTTGCTCTATGGGGTGGACGTCGGCATCATCGGTGGCGCGCTGCCCTACCTCGAAGCGACCTCGCGGCTCACGCCCGGCCAGCTTTCGGTGATCGTCGCGGCAGTGCTGCTCGGAGCGACGATTTCCACCTTATTTGCAGGCATGATCGCCGACTGGATCGGGCGCAAACCGTTCATGGTCCTCAGCGGCGTCACGTTCATCGTCAGCATTCCGGTGATTGCCCTCTCGCACGGATATGAACCGCTGTTTCTTGGCCGTTTGCTGCAAGGCATCAGCGGCGGCTTCATTGGAATCGTCGTTCCGCTCTACCTAGCGGAATGTCTCTCCGCCTCCTCGCGCGGCAAAGGCACGGGAATCTTCCAGTGGCTGCTCACACTGGGCATCGTCGTCGCGGCGCTGGTTGGGATTTATTACAGCTATCGCGTGCAAGCCGTAGCCGCGACGGCGGACGCCGCAACCCTTTTCACCTTCAAAGACCAGACCTGGCGACGCATCTTCTGGGTTTCTTTGCCGCCCGGTCTGCTCTTTGTTCTTGGAAGCCTGCTGGTAACCGAATCGCCGCGCTGGCTCTTTCGCCGCGGGAAAAAAGAACAGGCTCTTGCAGCACTGCTGCGCTCCCGCACTCCAGAGCAAGCAGCCACTGAATTGCGGGAAATGGAAGAAAATGCCCAGGCGGCTTCGGCGAAGCTCTCTTCCGGAGGCAAGTCCGAAGGCTCTCTTTTCCGCCGCAAGTATCTGATTCCATTCATCCTTGCGTGCGTCATCCTATCGCTCAATACCGCGACGGGCATTAACTCGGTCGTTCAATACAACACCGACATCCTGCTACAAAGCGGCCTCTCCGACCTGCACGCTCACTGGGGCTACGTGGCCTTCACCTGCACCAACTTCCTGATGACCATCGTGGGCATGACGCTGGTTGACCGCAAGGGCCGCAGGTTTCTCCTCATCCTCGGCACCAGCGGCATCGTAATTTCGCTGATCTGTGTCGGGAGCTTTTTCCTGCGCACCGAGAAGCAGAGCATCGATTGCGGGAACCTGATTCAGGCCCGCGTTGACGCCGATCAACAGGTCACTCTGAAATTCGACCCATCGGAAGCAAAGCGACTTTTGGCGGCAGAAAACTATTCCGGAAGCGTGATTGACCCAAATCGCGCCTCTATGGTGATCATTTACTCCTACGGCGACTTCACCTCGTCCACCAGCGTAGTCCGCTCGGATGATGCCGCAACCCCGATCCAGATCACACGAGCCAGCGCCGTTCCCACCAACAGCGTCGAATCGTTCTTCAAGAATCCCTTCGCCAATCTGGATGCAGCCCGTACCGCTCCGCTCGTCATCAAGAAAGCCCTCATTGGCCGCGTGCCGGAGTCCAGCCACGGTTGGCTCGTCGCGCTCGGGCTTTACGCTTTCGTGGCCTCCTACGCCCTCGGCCCAGGCGTCTGCGTCTGGCTCGCGCTCTCGGAACTGATGCCGACCCGCATCCGCTCCAACGGTATGAGCATCGCCCTCACCTTAAATCAGTTGGTTTCAACCACCCTCACGGCCATCTTCCTGCCCTTCGTGAGCAAATTCGGCTATTCCTCGATGTTCTTCCTCTTCGCTGGATTCACGCTGATGTATTTCCTGGTTTCCGCATTTTTCCTTCCCGAAACCAAGGGCAAGACACTCGAAGAGATCGAAGCCCACTTCGAAGGGGTCAGGTAG
- a CDS encoding TonB-dependent receptor yields the protein MKTNFLKAAFAIVIAVLMCLPNAIAQTDTGSINGTVTDPSGAVVAGAAVVAHNISTGVDTPTTTNNDGTYHISFLPIGQYQVTIQAKGFGTETVPAFNLEVLQAATFNVKLSVGNSSTTVDVSAAAPILNTNDDTLASTFTSNTIQNFPLNGLDFSALTLYVPGSVSTAGTAGTTVIERDTYYTDSVNLNGNRAQANNYTLDGIDMNETFNNEISYTPSPDALAEITVLTADSPVDAGNVNGAGVVSVLKSGTNHFHGSAFGYVQDYRLNANSWQNNNQNPIVPVNPYSQDQFGGSLGGPIKRDKLFFFVDYLGSRYHTGGLGTASVLTPEMRNGDFSVLLTGSNPIQLFDPLNNFAPYTNNQGVPVVNPVAKFLLANPKLYPLPNASPTDGIAKNNYQAPIHNFKANNQGDIKIEYDPRAKDKITGFYSMSTAYDGTTPVLAISFPGPNLYPTKLLGANWVHTFSPSLINSARIGFTRTVWAQNFSQDSTGQFGTSGDSKVGINFPNQAFAGYSYQNINGGLFGGGNPVYGAGLIDNTFSYIDSLTWQRGKHLITIGAQALRYQNNYPTANNNGYLGSLTYNGDYTKSPTVSNSGYGGADFLLDRVFSVAATEASVNVGQRQWRSAEYFNDDIKVLPNLTINVGLRWELDEPWVEQNNKTGNVDETTGQVLYAHQVPVGAPPGSGLCSNRGCYDWSFHQIMPRLGFAYQANDRFVIRGGYGASSFFEGNSSNQRLTSIAPFIQAINFNLTQPTLTNVPTPLTAETAFATGATTGGSYNVYPKNIQPAYVQEWNLTLEYALNKTLSLQAGYVGEQGQHIEDYGNINQWKVNNDPTSAPFYNSPYIGVNTPSATAVGSSQLLVTESRAMMNYNALQAVLRQRLNNGLEYTVNYTYGKAMTNSLGNYGLNVNGYSGAFQNYYDSAADYGPAGYDVTHNISATGVYALPLGRGKQYLSGANRVVDEVIGGWKISTSLVNYTGFPETLMGGNSSNSQSYGTQRPNQYRKLRIVHRSLDNWFGTDPSATPCTATDSNGNAIDNGVCAYGTASVNHFGTARNGSVRGPGYFNDDLSAFKDFHIVGEHTVGFRFDAFNAFNRVSYGNPDTGINDTGFGQIAPQNAIRSVERHLQFSAHYNF from the coding sequence ATGAAGACCAATTTCCTGAAAGCGGCATTTGCAATCGTGATCGCGGTGCTGATGTGCTTGCCCAATGCAATCGCGCAAACAGACACTGGATCGATCAACGGTACCGTCACCGACCCGAGCGGCGCGGTCGTCGCCGGCGCGGCCGTTGTGGCGCACAATATCAGCACCGGGGTCGATACTCCGACCACCACCAACAATGACGGCACGTATCACATCAGTTTTCTGCCGATCGGCCAATATCAGGTGACCATCCAAGCCAAGGGATTTGGCACGGAAACGGTTCCGGCATTCAACCTCGAAGTTCTGCAGGCCGCGACCTTCAACGTGAAGCTCTCAGTAGGGAATTCGTCGACGACGGTGGATGTCTCCGCCGCGGCGCCGATTCTGAACACCAACGACGATACCCTCGCCAGCACCTTTACCTCGAATACCATTCAGAACTTTCCCTTGAACGGTCTCGACTTCTCCGCGCTGACTTTGTATGTTCCCGGCTCGGTGAGCACGGCCGGCACAGCGGGTACGACGGTCATCGAGCGCGACACTTACTATACCGACTCGGTCAACCTGAATGGCAATCGCGCCCAGGCCAACAACTACACGCTTGATGGCATCGATATGAACGAGACCTTCAACAACGAGATCTCGTATACGCCTTCTCCTGACGCGCTCGCGGAGATCACGGTGCTCACCGCGGATTCGCCCGTCGATGCCGGCAATGTGAATGGAGCCGGTGTGGTCAGCGTGCTGAAGAGCGGCACCAATCATTTCCATGGCTCAGCCTTTGGCTACGTGCAGGATTACCGGCTCAATGCCAACTCGTGGCAGAACAACAATCAGAACCCCATCGTTCCAGTCAACCCCTACTCGCAGGATCAGTTCGGCGGCTCACTGGGCGGACCCATCAAGCGCGACAAGCTCTTCTTCTTCGTCGACTATCTCGGGTCGCGCTATCATACGGGCGGCCTGGGAACGGCCAGCGTGCTTACGCCAGAGATGCGCAATGGCGATTTCTCGGTACTGCTGACGGGAAGCAATCCGATCCAGCTCTTCGACCCGCTTAACAACTTCGCACCCTACACGAACAACCAGGGGGTGCCGGTTGTAAATCCGGTGGCGAAGTTCCTGCTCGCCAACCCAAAGCTTTACCCGTTGCCCAACGCCTCTCCCACGGACGGAATCGCAAAGAACAACTACCAGGCCCCGATTCACAACTTCAAGGCCAATAACCAGGGCGACATCAAGATCGAATACGATCCCCGCGCCAAGGACAAGATTACTGGCTTCTATTCGATGTCCACCGCCTATGACGGAACAACCCCGGTGCTGGCCATCAGCTTTCCTGGCCCGAATCTGTATCCGACCAAGCTCTTGGGCGCCAACTGGGTGCACACCTTCTCGCCCTCCCTCATCAACTCCGCTCGCATTGGCTTTACGCGTACGGTCTGGGCGCAGAATTTCTCCCAGGATTCGACGGGGCAATTCGGGACCTCAGGCGACTCCAAGGTCGGGATCAACTTCCCCAACCAGGCGTTTGCCGGCTATTCGTACCAAAACATCAACGGCGGCCTGTTTGGCGGCGGAAATCCCGTCTACGGCGCCGGCCTCATCGACAACACCTTCAGCTACATCGACAGCCTCACCTGGCAGCGCGGCAAGCATCTGATCACTATTGGAGCGCAGGCCTTGCGTTACCAGAACAACTATCCCACCGCCAATAACAACGGCTATCTGGGCTCGTTGACTTACAACGGCGACTATACGAAAAGCCCCACGGTTTCGAACTCCGGTTATGGTGGCGCAGACTTCCTTCTAGATCGCGTCTTCTCCGTCGCCGCTACCGAGGCCAGTGTAAACGTGGGCCAGCGCCAGTGGCGTTCGGCTGAGTATTTCAACGACGACATCAAGGTGCTTCCCAACCTGACTATCAATGTCGGCCTTCGCTGGGAGCTTGACGAACCCTGGGTCGAGCAGAACAACAAGACCGGCAATGTGGATGAGACTACGGGCCAGGTGCTGTATGCGCACCAGGTTCCTGTTGGTGCGCCGCCGGGATCGGGGCTGTGCTCCAATCGTGGATGCTATGACTGGAGCTTCCACCAGATCATGCCCCGGTTGGGCTTTGCCTACCAGGCCAACGACCGCTTTGTGATCCGCGGCGGTTATGGCGCTTCGAGCTTCTTCGAAGGCAACTCGTCCAACCAGCGTTTGACTTCGATCGCGCCCTTTATTCAGGCCATCAATTTCAATCTCACGCAGCCCACGCTGACCAATGTTCCGACCCCGCTTACTGCGGAGACGGCCTTCGCCACCGGGGCCACCACCGGCGGATCGTACAACGTCTATCCCAAGAACATCCAGCCTGCCTACGTGCAGGAGTGGAACCTGACCCTGGAGTACGCGCTCAACAAAACGCTTTCGCTGCAAGCCGGGTATGTCGGCGAACAGGGCCAGCACATTGAGGACTACGGCAATATCAACCAGTGGAAGGTTAACAACGATCCGACCTCTGCGCCCTTCTACAACAGCCCGTACATCGGTGTGAATACGCCCAGCGCCACGGCGGTCGGTTCTTCGCAACTGCTGGTCACCGAGTCGCGCGCCATGATGAACTACAACGCCCTCCAGGCCGTGCTGCGGCAGCGTCTCAACAATGGGCTCGAGTACACCGTCAACTACACCTACGGCAAGGCAATGACCAACAGCCTCGGCAACTACGGGCTCAATGTCAACGGCTACAGCGGCGCCTTCCAGAATTACTATGACAGCGCAGCCGACTACGGCCCGGCAGGTTATGACGTCACCCACAACATCTCCGCGACCGGGGTCTATGCTCTGCCCCTCGGACGCGGCAAGCAGTATCTCTCCGGCGCCAACCGCGTGGTCGACGAAGTGATCGGAGGCTGGAAGATTTCTACGTCTCTCGTTAACTACACCGGTTTCCCGGAAACCCTCATGGGCGGCAACAGCAGCAATTCGCAAAGCTATGGCACCCAGCGGCCTAACCAGTACCGCAAGCTCAGGATCGTTCATCGTTCGCTGGACAACTGGTTTGGAACCGATCCGTCGGCGACACCCTGCACTGCGACCGACAGCAATGGGAACGCGATCGACAACGGAGTCTGCGCCTATGGCACAGCTTCCGTGAATCATTTCGGTACTGCAAGAAACGGCTCGGTTCGCGGTCCTGGCTACTTCAACGACGATTTGTCGGCTTTCAAGGATTTCCACATCGTTGGAGAGCATACGGTCGGCTTCCGCTTCGATGCCTTCAACGCCTTCAACAGGGTCAGCTATGGTAATCCTGATACAGGCATCAACGACACTGGCTTCGGCCAGATTGCTCCGCAAAACGCGATTCGGTCAGTAGAGCGTCATCTGCAGTTTTCCGCGCACTACAACTTCTAG
- a CDS encoding GH92 family glycosyl hydrolase gives MNNEVKNQWTRRRVLQGLTAVGAATTVGLPGMSKLARAASTDDDLLSQVNIFWGTGGHGHTYPGATVPFGMVQLSPDTYNDDWDWCSGYHDSDNTIMGFSHTHLSGTGCGDLLDFLVVPRTGEVRLAPGDRKQPGTGYRSSFSHDDEKAHPGYYTVLLKDTGIRAELTATEHCGFHRYTFPASETSHIVLDLTHAYGRTPGNIEWCQLSQEGSKTLLAGHATNAWGAGREMYIALEFSRPFDRVEFYQDDKPAEAGAGLKGKSLKAVVHYKTHAGEQILIKAGLSGVSTEGARKNLAAEISGWDFAHVQKAAEDRWRQELTKIRVETANENDKRVFYSAFYHTMVAPTLFDDVDGQYMGMDGKIHQLDKGQRNYTTFSLWDIFRAENPLFTLIHADRVPDMVNSLICMAEQSPAGMPVWPLQGKETGTMTGYHSAAVIAEACAKGFKGIDYNRAYAVLKKRAFVDDYRGLKWYRSMGYIPCDLEEESVSKTLEYDYDDWAVSHVAEHVGEAADAALLRKRSRNYRNYWDPGTGFLRAKFENGSWATPFDPIEMGHSKKWRDYTESNAWQTTFGIQHDATGYIELLGGDKAFVEKLDTLFNQPSTLPADAPPDIAGMVGQYAHGNEPSHHIAYLYSYAGRPDKTAERIHMLNTTEYSNHPDGMAGNEDCGQMSAWFVLSSIGFYAVDPVSTHYVFGSPLFDRATLSLAGGRKLVFEAKRQSAGSVYIESVEFDGKPHPNAWFAHADVAEGGRFVFRLTDRAEGSFGQGNDVRPKSEV, from the coding sequence ATGAATAACGAAGTGAAGAATCAGTGGACGCGGCGGCGCGTTTTGCAGGGATTGACCGCGGTTGGCGCAGCCACGACTGTAGGACTGCCCGGCATGAGCAAGCTGGCGAGAGCAGCCAGCACGGACGATGATCTTTTGAGCCAGGTCAACATTTTCTGGGGAACTGGCGGTCATGGCCATACCTATCCCGGAGCGACGGTGCCCTTCGGCATGGTGCAGCTGAGCCCCGATACCTATAACGACGACTGGGACTGGTGCTCGGGCTATCACGACTCCGACAACACGATCATGGGCTTCAGCCACACGCATCTGAGCGGCACCGGCTGTGGCGATCTGCTGGATTTTCTGGTTGTGCCACGCACCGGAGAAGTGCGGCTTGCTCCGGGAGATCGCAAGCAGCCCGGTACAGGCTACCGCTCCAGCTTTTCCCATGACGATGAAAAGGCGCATCCGGGCTACTACACGGTGCTGCTGAAGGATACAGGAATTCGCGCTGAGCTGACGGCGACCGAGCATTGCGGCTTTCATCGCTACACCTTTCCCGCGAGCGAGACGAGTCACATCGTTCTCGACCTGACACACGCTTATGGCCGGACGCCGGGCAATATCGAGTGGTGCCAACTGAGCCAGGAAGGCAGCAAGACGCTTCTCGCCGGTCATGCTACCAACGCCTGGGGAGCGGGACGCGAGATGTATATTGCACTGGAGTTCTCACGGCCATTTGATCGCGTTGAGTTCTATCAGGATGACAAGCCAGCCGAGGCTGGCGCGGGGCTGAAGGGCAAGAGTCTGAAGGCTGTGGTGCATTACAAGACCCATGCCGGCGAGCAGATTCTCATCAAGGCTGGTCTTTCGGGCGTGAGCACCGAAGGCGCGCGGAAGAATCTTGCGGCGGAGATTAGCGGATGGGATTTTGCGCATGTGCAGAAGGCTGCGGAAGATCGCTGGCGGCAGGAGCTGACCAAGATTCGTGTCGAGACCGCGAATGAGAATGACAAGCGCGTCTTCTATTCGGCTTTCTATCACACCATGGTTGCGCCCACGCTCTTTGACGATGTCGACGGGCAGTACATGGGCATGGACGGCAAGATACACCAACTCGACAAGGGCCAGCGCAACTACACAACCTTCTCGCTGTGGGATATCTTTCGCGCTGAGAATCCCTTGTTTACGCTGATCCACGCGGATCGCGTTCCGGATATGGTGAACAGCTTGATTTGCATGGCGGAGCAGAGCCCAGCTGGCATGCCGGTCTGGCCGCTGCAAGGCAAGGAAACCGGCACTATGACCGGGTATCACTCCGCGGCGGTGATTGCCGAGGCCTGCGCCAAGGGCTTCAAGGGCATTGACTACAACCGGGCCTATGCCGTGTTGAAGAAGCGCGCTTTTGTGGACGATTATCGCGGCCTGAAGTGGTATCGCAGCATGGGCTATATTCCCTGCGATCTGGAAGAGGAATCGGTCTCGAAGACGCTGGAATATGACTACGACGACTGGGCTGTATCGCACGTTGCCGAGCATGTGGGCGAGGCTGCAGATGCGGCGCTGCTGCGCAAGCGTTCGCGTAACTACCGCAATTACTGGGACCCGGGCACAGGTTTTCTGCGGGCGAAGTTCGAGAACGGTTCGTGGGCCACTCCCTTTGACCCGATTGAGATGGGCCATTCAAAGAAGTGGCGCGATTACACCGAGTCGAATGCGTGGCAGACGACCTTTGGCATTCAGCACGACGCCACCGGATATATTGAACTGCTCGGCGGAGACAAGGCGTTTGTTGAGAAGCTGGATACGTTGTTCAATCAGCCCTCGACGCTGCCGGCCGACGCGCCTCCGGATATCGCCGGAATGGTGGGTCAGTACGCGCACGGCAACGAGCCAAGTCACCACATCGCTTATCTATATAGCTATGCCGGACGTCCCGACAAGACCGCAGAGCGAATCCACATGCTCAATACAACCGAGTATTCGAATCACCCCGATGGCATGGCCGGCAACGAGGACTGCGGTCAGATGTCGGCGTGGTTTGTGCTAAGTTCGATTGGATTCTATGCCGTCGATCCGGTGAGCACGCACTATGTCTTCGGTTCGCCGCTCTTCGATCGTGCGACGCTCTCGCTGGCCGGTGGGCGTAAGCTGGTCTTCGAGGCAAAGCGGCAATCGGCAGGGAGCGTGTATATCGAGTCGGTTGAGTTCGATGGAAAACCGCATCCGAACGCGTGGTTTGCGCATGCCGACGTGGCGGAGGGCGGCCGATTTGTCTTCCGTCTGACGGATCGCGCGGAGGGCAGCTTTGGCCAGGGCAACGATGTTCGGCCCAAGTCCGAAGTCTAA
- a CDS encoding beta-N-acetylhexosaminidase produces the protein MLRRITAAAGVLLFAQGIVAAEVHLLPQPREAHFSGEVAIPAGIRVEVPGRDAEDEFAAHDLEEAVMSFGAKSDASYPVILLRADSADGKAALAADHVSLSPEMAEEGYALVVGPAQAQVIAESAKGIFYGVQTFKQLLPLAGQKAEIPAGTVRDWPAMKYRAIDDDLSRGPFPTLEFQKHQVRVFASFKVNIYSPYFEHTLQYPNQPLAAIPGSAMTPADVAELVRYASQYHVTILPEQEAFGHLHHVLKYDLYADAAETPHGQVLAPGQPQSLELIQDWFGQIAKEFPSPFMHIGADETDDLGRGRTKDAVKQRGYGPVYVEFLTRIHDALAPLHKRLVFWGDIGGADPAAVSKLPKDMIAVPWNYGDTKGFDKMIEPFAKAGIETWVAPGDANWSLVYPDANVAFGNIQGFIRDGQRLGSTGALTTVWNDDGEGLFNQDWYGVLFGAVAAWQPGESSIPAYQAAFGPVFHGDGSGKINAAEEELMLANQTLGRVKTDFNSDDLFWLDPWSAEGQAVGVKLIPLAEELRLHAEKAIVLVEQARAGNSQLREAAALDAMDLGARRLDLIGMKWELSNEMARAYARAITGQHDKDQQSEIYGLLYGISSNNGNMQDLQNAYSATRDEYARVWLGENRPYWLGNVLARYDLQIQKWQQRGWRFDEVIRGFDGKKDLPTAESLGMPAVN, from the coding sequence ATGCTCAGGCGCATAACGGCTGCCGCTGGGGTTCTGCTATTCGCGCAAGGGATTGTCGCTGCGGAGGTTCATTTGCTGCCGCAGCCTCGCGAGGCGCATTTTTCCGGTGAGGTCGCGATCCCGGCAGGAATTCGCGTAGAGGTTCCGGGACGCGACGCTGAGGATGAATTCGCGGCGCACGATCTGGAAGAGGCTGTGATGTCATTCGGAGCGAAGTCTGACGCGAGCTACCCCGTGATCCTGTTGCGGGCCGATTCGGCGGACGGCAAGGCTGCGCTGGCGGCGGACCACGTGAGCCTTTCTCCTGAGATGGCCGAGGAGGGGTATGCGCTCGTTGTTGGTCCCGCGCAGGCGCAGGTGATAGCCGAGTCGGCGAAGGGGATTTTCTACGGCGTCCAGACCTTCAAGCAGCTTCTGCCGCTGGCGGGCCAAAAGGCGGAGATCCCCGCCGGGACGGTTCGCGACTGGCCGGCGATGAAGTACCGCGCCATTGACGACGACCTGTCGCGCGGTCCATTTCCTACGCTGGAGTTTCAGAAACACCAGGTGCGTGTCTTCGCGTCTTTCAAGGTCAACATCTACTCTCCCTACTTTGAACACACCTTGCAGTATCCGAACCAGCCACTTGCCGCGATTCCCGGATCGGCGATGACTCCGGCTGACGTGGCGGAACTGGTTCGCTATGCCAGCCAGTATCACGTGACCATTCTTCCGGAGCAGGAAGCCTTCGGGCACCTGCACCACGTGCTCAAGTACGACCTGTATGCCGATGCGGCCGAGACTCCGCACGGCCAGGTGCTGGCTCCGGGGCAACCTCAGAGCCTGGAGCTGATTCAGGACTGGTTTGGGCAGATTGCAAAGGAGTTTCCTTCTCCATTCATGCATATTGGCGCGGATGAGACCGATGACCTGGGCCGGGGACGGACGAAAGATGCGGTCAAACAGCGGGGATACGGACCGGTCTATGTCGAGTTTCTGACCCGGATTCATGACGCGCTGGCGCCGCTGCACAAAAGGCTGGTGTTCTGGGGCGATATCGGCGGGGCAGACCCGGCGGCGGTATCCAAGCTGCCGAAGGACATGATCGCCGTGCCGTGGAATTACGGGGACACCAAGGGCTTCGACAAGATGATCGAACCCTTTGCCAAGGCGGGAATCGAGACCTGGGTGGCTCCCGGAGACGCGAACTGGAGCCTGGTCTATCCGGATGCGAATGTGGCCTTTGGCAATATTCAGGGGTTTATTCGCGATGGTCAGCGGCTCGGCTCGACCGGTGCGCTTACGACGGTCTGGAATGACGATGGTGAAGGACTCTTCAATCAGGACTGGTACGGCGTTCTTTTTGGTGCGGTTGCGGCGTGGCAGCCGGGTGAAAGCAGCATTCCGGCGTACCAGGCGGCCTTTGGACCGGTCTTTCATGGCGACGGAAGTGGGAAGATCAATGCAGCGGAAGAAGAACTGATGTTGGCCAATCAGACTCTTGGCAGGGTAAAGACCGACTTCAATAGCGACGATCTCTTCTGGCTCGATCCGTGGAGCGCTGAGGGTCAGGCCGTTGGCGTCAAGCTGATTCCGTTGGCGGAGGAGTTGCGCCTTCATGCGGAGAAAGCGATTGTGCTGGTGGAACAGGCGCGAGCAGGCAATTCGCAACTTCGCGAAGCGGCTGCTCTGGACGCGATGGACCTCGGCGCGCGCAGGCTGGACTTGATCGGCATGAAGTGGGAGCTGAGTAACGAGATGGCCCGGGCCTATGCGCGGGCGATTACCGGCCAGCATGACAAGGACCAGCAATCGGAGATTTACGGCCTGCTGTACGGAATCAGCAGCAACAACGGAAATATGCAGGATCTCCAGAATGCGTATTCGGCGACGCGGGATGAGTATGCACGAGTTTGGCTCGGCGAAAACCGGCCTTACTGGCTGGGCAATGTGCTAGCCCGCTATGATCTTCAGATCCAGAAATGGCAGCAGCGCGGCTGGCGGTTCGATGAGGTGATTCGCGGGTTTGACGGGAAAAAGGATCTTCCAACCGCAGAATCGCTGGGGATGCCCGCGGTCAACTAA